In the Brettanomyces nanus chromosome 1, complete sequence genome, TCCGTAAGCATATAATGGGAAAACGTGTTAATTTTGCCGCCCGGTCTGTTATTTCACCAGATCCTATGATCGAGACGAACGAGATCGGTTTGCCCCCTGTGTTTGCTACGAAATTGACTTTTCCAGAACCTGTTACTTGTTATAATGTTGCTGAGATGAGACAGTGCGTTATCAATGGACCGGACAAATGGCCGGGAGCCACTGAGGTGCGCGATGAGAATGGCACCATCAGTTTGGTTGGTATGAACGAAGAGCAGAGGCAGGCCGTTGCCAAGCAGTTACTCACACCCTCAGGGGAAGGTAATGGTGTTGTGAACAAGCAAGTGCTTAGACATATTAGAAATGGCGATGTTGTTATTATGAATCGTCAACCTACTCTTCATAAGGCCTCCATGATGGGTCATAGAGTTAGGGTTTTGCCGAATGAAAAGACTCTTCGTATTCATTACGCGAATGGTGGTCCTTACAACTGTGACtatgatggtgatgaaatGAACTTGCACTTTCCGCAAGGTGAATTGGCACGTGCAGAAGCCTACAATTTAGCTAATACAGATTCACAATACCTTACTCCTACTTCTGGTTCCCCTGTTCGTGGTTTGATTCAGGATCATCTTTCCACTGGTGTATGGTTGACTAATAAAGAGACCTTCTTCACCagagaaaaatatcaaGAACTTGTGTACGGATGTCTCAGACCTGAGCATAATGGACATGGGTTTGGCTCCGGTTCTTGGAGAGTGAAGACACTACCACCTACAATCTTCAAGCCCGTTCAATTGTGGTCTGGTAAGCAAGTGATATCTTCTGTCTTGCTTAACATCAGACCTGCCCACCTTCCTGGAGTTAATTTAGAGTCCAAgaacaaaatcaagaacGAGTATTGGGGAGAAGGATCCCACGAAAATGAAGTCATTTTCAAGAACGGCCAATTAATTTGCGGAATTCTTGATAAATCTCAGTATGGTTCCTCTAAGTACGGTATTATTCACGCCATTCACGAGGCATACGGCCCAGATACAGCTCAGAGAGCGTTATCCTCCTTAGGAAGATTGCTCACCAACTACGAGCAGTGGATTGCATTTACCTGTGGTATGGATGACTTAGAGTTGACCACTTCGGGAAATACTGATAGGGATAGAATATTGTCTAAAGCCAAAGAGGTTGGTCGTaaagctgctgctgatgtTACCAACTtagatgaagatattcCGGTGACCAACCCCGAGTTTCACAAACGACTTGAAGAGGTGTTgagagatgatgaaaaacATGCCATTTTGGATGCTGTTACTATGTCCAAAGTCAACGCTATCACTACCGAGGTGGTGGAGTCTTGCGTCCCCGCAGGCACTGTGAAGAAGTTTCCACAGAATTCTATGCAGGCGATGGCATTATCTGGTGCTAAAGGTTCTAACGTTAATGTGTCGCAAATTATGTGTTTGTTAGGACAGCAGGCTTTGGAGGGTCAGCGAACTCCAGTCATGGTTTCAGGTAAAACATTACCTTGTTTCAAACCTTTCGACACCGATGCTAGAGCTGGTGGTTATATCAAGAACCGtttcttttctggaatCAGACCCCAGGAGTACTACTTCCATTGTATGGCAGGTCGTGAAGGTTTAATTGATACTGCTGTGAAGACTGCCAACTCTGGTTACTTGCAACGTTGCTTGACTAAACAGTTAGAAGGTGTTCATGTTGGTTACGATAACACTGTCAGAAACGCAGACGGAAGCCTTATAGAGTTCTTGTATGGTGGCGATGCTGTGGACGTAGTCAAGGAGTCCTACTTATTTaagttcaacttcttttacGAGAATTATCAGGCTTTATTGCAGAAGTACAGTCCATCTAATATTGACAACTTGGACTCCGAAACTGCCGTTCATTACTCCAAGAAGTTCCGTAAAGAACTGAAGAGGCAGGCGGATGTTCCTGCATGGAAACAGTCATATGATCATGATCCTACAGTCTCCCTGTTCAACCCATCGAGATATTTGGGTTCTGTTTCTACACGTTTTGAGGAGGAATTGGACAAATTCATTGAGCAGAATAAATCTCTGTTCAAGAAGCATTCTGAAACTGGCGTCTCATCTAAGAAATTCAAAGCTCTTATGCAACTCAAGTATATGAGATCTCTTATAGATCCTGGTGAAGCAGTTGGTATTATTGCATCTCAGTCCATTGGTGAGCCGTCCACTCAAATGACTTTAAATACCTTCCACTTTGCCGGACATGGTGCTGCCAATGTCACTTTGGGTATTCCACGTCTTCGTGAGATTGTCATGAccgcttcttcttcgattAAAACTCCGCAAATGACTCTGCCATTGTTGACTGACGTTGATGAACCTGCCGCTGATGCTTTCTGCAAAACAATCTCCAGACTTACGCTTTCCGCGTTTATTGACGATGTCACGGTTACTGAAATTACTGCCGATCCTAATCAACCAGAGTCGAGACGTTCTTATGAAATCCGtttgaagttctttgatTCCAAAGACTACAAGGAAGAGTATGATCTCACGAAGGAGGAGTTGGAAATCGTTGTTTCCGACGAGTTCCTTGCAATGCTCGAGAGTGAAATTGTTAAGGAGATTAGaaaacagaagaaagttgTTGAGGAGTTACAGGATATTGGACATGCTGTGGAGTCTAAAAGTGACGAGGTCGACGGTGCTCCATTGGGTTCacttgatgatgattacTCTgcacagaaagaaaagagtaaATCGAAGCAGTCTGCATCTTATGATGGtccagatgatgatgaactAGAGGCTATCCGTAAGGCAGAGAAAAGCGATAGTGATACTGGCGCCGATAGCAGTATTGATATCAGcagtgatgaagatgatgatatgcaagatgacgatgacgagCCTATTGATGTTTCAAAGAAAACGCAGCTCAAAGGCAATTCTCACCTAGATATGTCAAAGGAAGCAATCAAGCGTGAACTTAAGGTTATTGACAGTCATGAATTTATCTCAGAGTTCAACTTTGACGACGACTCTGGCAAATGGTGCCAGTTCAAGCTTGAACTTTCCGGAGATACAGAGAAGTTGCTTATGGTGAACATTGTTGAGGAAATGTGTAAGAAGTGTGTGGTTCGGAGTGTTGCTCATATTGATCGATGCTTGCACGAGGAAGGATCAAGAGATTTGGTCACAGAAGGTGTTAATTTCCAAGCTATGTGGGAGCATGACTCGTTCATCGATGTTAATGCCATTCGTTCTAATGATATCGCCGCCGTTCTTCATGTCTACGGTGTGGAAGCAGCAAGAAACACTATTGTTAATGAAGTCATAAACGTGTTTGGCCGTTATGCCATTGAGGTCTCTTCAAGACATTTGGACTTGATTGCCGATTACATGACCAGAGATGGTAGTTATTTGGCATTCAATAGGCAAGGTATTGACTCTTGTACCTCTGACTTTATGAAGATGTCTTACGAAACGACCTGCCAATTTCTTACGAAAGCCGTTCTCAATGGAAATAGAGAACAGCTTGAGTCTCCATCTGCCCGACTTGTCATCGGTAAATTGAACAAGGTTGGTACCGGAAGCTTTGATGTCTTGGCTAAGATGCCCGTCAGAGCCAACTAATGACTGAAACGCTGTATATCACAAAGATATAGATATCTATGTATTAATAACTAAACCTAATTCTATATTGGAAGATAATCTAACCAACCTCTGTATTAGGTAAGCCAGACATTATCCATGTTGAAAATTAATATTTACCATACAGATCAGTTGAGAAGTCCTTTACTTGCATATATGGCTATATTCTAATTCTTTTCGGTTGTGATCGAGTTTCTCTCGCTACCCTACGGGAAATAATGGAGTCCCACATAAAGCTTCTCCTTACAGTAAGGATCAGAGCAGAGATTGAGAGAAGACAAatcttgagaagaaaaaaatattcaagaaatattttGAGAATATTTTCAAAGCGAGATTTCTCACTACGCTTAGCCGATTCGAAACAAAGCCGAAGAGTTTATAAAGTATCACAGTGCATCCTTTGAATAGAACGCAAGAATCTAGTGAATATGTTTGGATCCAATTCATTGTTTGGTAATTCCAACGGTAATTCCAATGGTAATTCCAACAACGTTAACAACGTCAATGGAAATATGAGTAACATGAGAAACAACAATGGGACAAATACATTTTCATTTGGATCCAACAGCCAGGCCAACAAGCCGACGGGAGGATTCTCCTTTGGGGGTAATAATCAAACGAATAATGGAATCAGTAACGGCGGTAGTAACGGTGGTGGTACATTATTTGGAGTGAACAAAAGTGCAAGTAAACCATCTGGATTGTCCTTTggcttcaacaacaacaacaataacaacaacaacaacaacatcaacaccaacaacatcaacacCAACAACATGGGCTCATCATTATTTGGCTCAAAGCCAAATGCGAATATTTTTGGAAATTCACAGACTGGCCAGACAAGACTGAATACTTTGAATCAAGGGCTGAGTGGAAGTATGatgcaacagcagcaacaagaacaacagcaacaacagaaTCCATATAGTAGTGGCTTGGCCAGTATGACAGCGAATATTTCCGAGATGCCCAAGTCATTAACATCGCCTGCTTCCACTGATGATCCCAAATTGAAGCGAAAACGGTCTACGTCATCTACACTGTCGGTTCCGGTACACGAATTCGCAGGGAGAGCGGGTTCCCTTCCATTTCTTGGTAGCTCAGGAGAATCTTTTAAGAAGATGGGTGGATACTCGGTGGAGAACGTTTCTGGTCTTTTCTCTGGGGCCAGAACTTCTGCTGATGCTCAGAGTATACCGAATAATGATACAACCAAGGGCCAAACGAAGGATGAGCTGGCTGCTTATAGTCAACTGCATAACGTTCCAATCAAGAAGTTCGAGTACAGAAGATTAGTGATTAGACATTCTAGAGATGCCTTTAAAAATTATAAAGAGATCGATGCCAATCAGGTATTACTTAAAAAGATTAATGTCAAATCGGTTGTTGCTTCAGGACGGTCTGTCTCTGATTTTAGACCTCCGAATAAGAAGCTGAAGTTGGAAACGGAGAAtgtgaaagaagatggCCATGAAATGGGGGAAAGTATCACACCGAACGAAAATCaacttgttgttgaagtGAGCGATGGTCCTCCCAAGACGGATGAGATTAGTGAAGATAAAAATGACGGTGGCTATTGGTGTTCTCCGTCCATTCAGGAACTTTCAGAGATGCCTTCTGCCGACTTGACTAGTGTTGAAAATTTCACTGCCGGAAGAAGGGGCAATGGACAAGTTAGCTTTCGAATGCCTGTTGATCTTTCTGATTTCCAAGGCTGTTGGGACCTCTTACTAGGCAATACAATTgaattcagaaagaaagtgTTGTGTATATATGAAAAGTCTGATCCGAAACCTTTGCCCGGTAACGGATTAAATGTTCCTGCGACTGTTACCATTGAAGGATGCTATCCAAAGGACAAAATAACCAAAAATGTGATTAAAGATCCCCAGTATCCTGGATTGACTGGGCATATCTTTAGATTGAAGAACATGGATGGGGCTGAATTTCTTAATTATGATCCTGTTAACGGTGCTTATACATTTGGCGTCGAGCATTTTAGTATTTGGGGTATGGTTGATgaggacgatgatgatCCTGAACTGGTTGCGAAATGGCGGGAACAGCAGACGAGGGAGCGCGCGTTAAAAGAAAACGGAGATCAAATGAACAAGACTGCCTTGGAGAATGCCAATAAATATCAAGAGAGCTTTATTCAGGAAACGCAAGAGATGCAGGGTGAATGGGAACTCACTCGTTCAAGAAAGCAAGAAAACGAGGGGGAAGCACAGCATGAATCACCTGCAGAAcctgaagttgatgatgatatggaGCTGTTAGAGACCTCTGTTGACGA is a window encoding:
- a CDS encoding uncharacterized protein (BUSCO:EOG093404WV), with translation MDMTKPVGSEITYVDFSVLTTGEIRKLSAKQITNPSAFDSLGHPVPGGLYDLALGAFFRNNCATCGLSERICPGHQGHIELPVPVYNPMFFSRLFLLSRGSCIYCHHFKIRSIKLHAYECKLRLIQYGLILEASQIDKLQVDTDGDDEAVEYNKKSHEAHKLPVSPAESNLLQKRELFVYESINAALKDGRTSKGGVYTGAILQARKQLIKEIDKELVAKSRCENCGMHSPKLRNDGYSKIFANALSPKERDANSTNMSLSGNILEGETSDTVEIASGKGSRYILSTEILGLLKAVFTVEQPLVKCLFHSRPDTPKLVSADMFFLHVLVVPPTRFRMPQRLGDEVHENTQNELLSKVLTTSLLIKDLNEQFLGLQKDITGEEEKKLIFNRLMNAFVTLQNDVNGFIDSSKNQNAGPSQTLLPGIKQALEKKEGLFRKHIMGKRVNFAARSVISPDPMIETNEIGLPPVFATKLTFPEPVTCYNVAEMRQCVINGPDKWPGATEVRDENGTISLVGMNEEQRQAVAKQLLTPSGEGNGVVNKQVLRHIRNGDVVIMNRQPTLHKASMMGHRVRVLPNEKTLRIHYANGGPYNCDYDGDEMNLHFPQGELARAEAYNLANTDSQYLTPTSGSPVRGLIQDHLSTGVWLTNKETFFTREKYQELVYGCLRPEHNGHGFGSGSWRVKTLPPTIFKPVQLWSGKQVISSVLLNIRPAHLPGVNLESKNKIKNEYWGEGSHENEVIFKNGQLICGILDKSQYGSSKYGIIHAIHEAYGPDTAQRALSSLGRLLTNYEQWIAFTCGMDDLELTTSGNTDRDRILSKAKEVGRKAAADVTNLDEDIPVTNPEFHKRLEEVLRDDEKHAILDAVTMSKVNAITTEVVESCVPAGTVKKFPQNSMQAMALSGAKGSNVNVSQIMCLLGQQALEGQRTPVMVSGKTLPCFKPFDTDARAGGYIKNRFFSGIRPQEYYFHCMAGREGLIDTAVKTANSGYLQRCLTKQLEGVHVGYDNTVRNADGSLIEFLYGGDAVDVVKESYLFKFNFFYENYQALLQKYSPSNIDNLDSETAVHYSKKFRKELKRQADVPAWKQSYDHDPTVSLFNPSRYLGSVSTRFEEELDKFIEQNKSLFKKHSETGVSSKKFKALMQLKYMRSLIDPGEAVGIIASQSIGEPSTQMTLNTFHFAGHGAANVTLGIPRLREIVMTASSSIKTPQMTLPLLTDVDEPAADAFCKTISRLTLSAFIDDVTVTEITADPNQPESRRSYEIRLKFFDSKDYKEEYDLTKEELEIVVSDEFLAMLESEIVKEIRKQKKVVEELQDIGHAVESKSDEVDGAPLGSLDDDYSAQKEKSKSKQSASYDGPDDDELEAIRKAEKSDSDTGADSSIDISSDEDDDMQDDDDEPIDVSKKTQLKGNSHLDMSKEAIKRELKVIDSHEFISEFNFDDDSGKWCQFKLELSGDTEKLLMVNIVEEMCKKCVVRSVAHIDRCLHEEGSRDLVTEGVNFQAMWEHDSFIDVNAIRSNDIAAVLHVYGVEAARNTIVNEVINVFGRYAIEVSSRHLDLIADYMTRDGSYLAFNRQGIDSCTSDFMKMSYETTCQFLTKAVLNGNREQLESPSARLVIGKLNKVGTGSFDVLAKMPVRAN